One genomic window of Stieleria sp. JC731 includes the following:
- a CDS encoding DUF5658 family protein: MQLFKSILCGLWVGCGVVALAIPSPQASAGELEVIRIRTGYLIVEGQYLQPPYKIECTNDKLTINGVEFDEKYFDAPEQGSEVRATPVGFEPEFDRSRGDRFGRRGFDRPSEFRGEGFRGWGSGDGFRGWGGSELRSIANDIEQASMGGIVIVYPEVRPIVLYPQGDGYHLLRVLTDQMDNAVKPPAHLNKQEALAWRRVVSEFQPSGDFLARAVDELKRVDEAGRAGDETSAAVFLSNRLAYPLSILAMIGVVLGFGHLLSNRPTADSENHDVQKSHKIIVQSLIIIAVFSVVDLIWTLTASNAGAMKELNPLGSQFIHDARLLTLFKLTVTGISIGILYSLRSKPIAHVASWWCCLLMTLLTARWVMFQSMFL; the protein is encoded by the coding sequence ATGCAACTCTTCAAGTCAATCTTGTGCGGCCTTTGGGTCGGATGTGGTGTAGTCGCTTTAGCGATCCCATCACCGCAGGCTTCGGCCGGCGAGTTGGAAGTGATCCGAATTCGAACTGGGTACTTGATCGTCGAAGGACAGTATTTGCAGCCGCCCTATAAGATCGAATGCACCAACGACAAGTTGACCATCAACGGCGTTGAATTCGACGAGAAGTATTTTGACGCTCCTGAACAAGGTTCCGAAGTCCGCGCGACTCCGGTCGGGTTTGAACCTGAATTCGATCGCTCGCGAGGAGATCGCTTTGGGCGACGTGGCTTCGATAGGCCTTCCGAGTTCCGTGGCGAAGGATTCCGTGGCTGGGGAAGTGGTGATGGTTTCCGTGGCTGGGGAGGCAGTGAATTGCGATCGATCGCAAACGATATCGAACAAGCTTCGATGGGTGGGATTGTCATCGTTTATCCCGAAGTCAGACCGATCGTGCTCTACCCACAAGGCGATGGCTATCACTTGCTGCGTGTCTTGACCGATCAAATGGACAATGCTGTCAAGCCACCGGCGCACCTCAATAAGCAAGAGGCACTGGCTTGGCGACGTGTGGTATCAGAGTTCCAGCCTAGCGGTGATTTTCTGGCTCGTGCAGTTGATGAATTGAAGCGAGTCGACGAAGCCGGTCGTGCGGGTGATGAAACATCTGCAGCTGTTTTTCTCAGCAATCGTCTCGCATATCCGCTTTCCATTTTGGCGATGATCGGTGTGGTCCTCGGCTTCGGACATCTGCTTTCCAACCGTCCCACCGCCGATTCAGAAAACCACGACGTCCAGAAAAGCCACAAAATTATCGTCCAGTCGCTGATCATCATCGCGGTCTTTTCCGTGGTCGACTTGATTTGGACGTTGACGGCATCCAATGCGGGGGCGATGAAAGAACTGAACCCACTCGGAAGCCAGTTCATTCACGACGCACGATTGTTGACCCTGTTCAAGCTGACCGTCACCGGGATCTCAATCGGAATCCTTTACAGCTTGCGAAGCAAACCGATTGCCCACGTCGCCTCATGGTGGTGCTGCTTGCTGATGACCCTGCTAACCGCACGCTGGGTGATGTTCCAATCAATGTTTCTGTAA
- the mnmG gene encoding tRNA uridine-5-carboxymethylaminomethyl(34) synthesis enzyme MnmG — translation MIEYEYDVVVIGAGHAGTEAAAAAARLGAKTALLTTNLDTVGQMSCNPAIGGVAKGQIVREVDALGGLMGHAIDATGIQFRLLNRRKGPAMHSPRSQADKRAYQQYIKHAIELQENLDLRQETVEDLLTETSGDGERLVGVQVRGDAIYRAPAVVLTTGTFLSAIMHTGDAKTAGGRAGEGTTTGISGALRRLGFEIDRFKTGTPARLNRRTIDYANLEEQPGDDDPQPFSFLNDSLDVQQVPCHIAMTNQAVHDLIRANLHRAPMYSGQINSRGPRYCPSIEDKVVRFADKDSHQLFLEPEGHHTEEIYVNGISTSLPRDVQDAMFRQIQGLEKAQIMRYGYAVEYDYCPPTQLWPHLESKLVPGLFLAGQINGTTGYEEAAGQGLIAGLNAARLVAGKSTWVPTRDQAYIGVLVDDLVTSGTDEPYRMFTSRAEFRLLLRQDNADRRLTADADKLGLISENRRQRFAQKLDDIDRALQLLSAAKVSTAKGDVKGDVYLRRPEVDWETMCGIVGELSTIGPQAAQQVVYDIKYEGYVSRQRDEVARQQRMLKKKIPISFDYATITAMRTEAREKLSSIRPVTLDQAQRISGITPADIALLLAYLEAPSKEAKSKSL, via the coding sequence ATGATTGAATATGAATACGATGTCGTCGTGATCGGGGCCGGCCATGCCGGAACGGAAGCCGCTGCTGCGGCGGCTCGATTGGGGGCGAAGACGGCGCTGCTGACCACCAATCTGGATACCGTTGGGCAGATGTCGTGCAATCCGGCGATCGGCGGAGTCGCCAAGGGGCAGATCGTTCGTGAAGTCGATGCCCTTGGTGGATTGATGGGGCATGCGATCGACGCAACCGGAATTCAGTTTCGGCTTCTCAATCGACGCAAGGGGCCAGCCATGCACAGCCCACGTTCCCAAGCGGACAAGCGGGCCTATCAGCAGTACATCAAGCACGCGATTGAGCTTCAAGAAAACCTTGATCTGCGACAAGAAACGGTTGAAGACCTACTGACCGAAACCAGTGGTGATGGCGAACGTCTTGTTGGTGTCCAAGTACGTGGCGACGCGATTTACCGCGCCCCAGCCGTCGTGCTAACCACAGGAACGTTTTTGTCAGCCATCATGCACACAGGTGATGCCAAAACGGCCGGCGGTCGCGCCGGTGAAGGCACCACGACTGGGATCAGTGGCGCACTACGTCGATTGGGATTCGAGATCGATCGCTTCAAGACCGGAACACCGGCGCGATTGAATCGACGGACGATCGATTACGCTAATTTGGAAGAGCAGCCCGGCGATGACGATCCGCAGCCTTTTTCGTTCCTGAACGATTCATTGGATGTCCAGCAGGTTCCCTGCCATATCGCAATGACCAATCAAGCGGTACACGATCTGATTCGCGCCAACTTGCATCGTGCCCCGATGTATAGCGGGCAAATCAATTCACGCGGGCCACGCTATTGCCCGTCGATCGAAGACAAAGTGGTGCGATTCGCAGACAAAGATTCACACCAGTTGTTCTTAGAACCCGAAGGCCATCACACCGAAGAGATCTACGTCAACGGGATTTCGACCAGTTTGCCGCGCGACGTTCAGGACGCGATGTTCCGGCAGATTCAAGGTTTGGAAAAAGCCCAGATCATGCGTTACGGCTACGCTGTCGAATACGACTATTGTCCGCCAACGCAGTTGTGGCCGCACTTGGAATCGAAGCTGGTGCCAGGGTTGTTTTTGGCCGGTCAGATCAACGGAACAACCGGCTATGAAGAAGCAGCAGGGCAGGGCCTGATTGCTGGTCTGAACGCGGCACGACTGGTTGCCGGAAAATCAACATGGGTGCCAACCCGCGATCAAGCCTACATCGGTGTCTTGGTTGATGACTTGGTTACCAGTGGAACGGACGAACCTTACCGAATGTTTACCAGTCGTGCAGAGTTCCGTTTATTGCTTCGCCAAGACAACGCAGATCGGCGTCTGACTGCCGATGCTGACAAGTTAGGTCTGATTAGCGAAAATCGACGTCAGCGATTTGCGCAGAAACTCGATGATATCGATCGCGCTTTGCAATTGCTTTCGGCGGCAAAGGTCAGCACCGCTAAAGGTGATGTCAAAGGCGACGTCTATCTACGTCGGCCCGAAGTCGATTGGGAAACGATGTGTGGCATCGTTGGTGAGCTTTCAACGATCGGTCCTCAAGCAGCACAGCAAGTCGTCTATGACATCAAGTACGAAGGCTACGTCAGTCGGCAACGAGATGAGGTTGCCCGACAGCAGCGGATGCTGAAGAAAAAGATTCCGATCTCATTCGACTACGCCACCATCACGGCCATGCGTACCGAAGCACGGGAAAAGCTAAGTTCGATTCGTCCGGTTACTCTTGATCAAGCACAGCGAATAAGCGGAATCACGCCAGCCGACATCGCGCTCTTGTTGGCTTATTTGGAAGCGCCTTCGAAAGAAGCAAAATCAAAGTCGCTTTGA
- a CDS encoding response regulator, giving the protein MTTKTVFTTGEAAKICKVSQQTIIRCFDNGSLKGFRVPGSKFRRIPREQLYLFMKDNGIPTDALESGKKKLLIVDDDQDLVELMKEGFERDGRFDIRTANNGFDAGMGVKEFRPDLVVLDVMLPDINGKEVCQRVRSDPALDMVKILCISGMVEHNKVDALKAAGANDFMQKPFAIDDLVLRSCELLEIERSVS; this is encoded by the coding sequence ATGACCACAAAGACGGTCTTTACGACAGGCGAAGCGGCGAAAATTTGCAAAGTCAGTCAGCAAACGATCATTCGTTGCTTTGACAATGGCTCGCTAAAAGGCTTTCGCGTACCAGGCAGTAAGTTTAGGCGAATTCCGCGTGAGCAGCTTTATCTGTTCATGAAGGACAATGGGATTCCGACTGACGCGCTTGAAAGCGGCAAGAAGAAATTGTTGATCGTTGACGACGATCAAGATTTGGTCGAATTGATGAAAGAAGGATTCGAACGCGATGGTCGTTTCGATATCCGCACGGCCAATAACGGGTTTGACGCTGGTATGGGTGTCAAAGAGTTTCGTCCTGACCTTGTCGTCTTGGACGTGATGCTTCCCGATATCAACGGTAAAGAAGTTTGCCAGCGTGTCCGCAGCGATCCAGCTTTGGACATGGTCAAGATCTTGTGCATTTCTGGGATGGTGGAACACAACAAGGTCGATGCCTTGAAAGCCGCCGGTGCAAATGACTTCATGCAAAAGCCATTTGCGATCGACGACTTGGTGTTGCGATCCTGCGAACTGCTGGAAATTGAACGCAGCGTCAGCTAA
- a CDS encoding sensor histidine kinase: MSAQTPTEEPMVPQSTRSLGWWGVLPPIVNQVAEHSDNSPNAQSHGNDQLQATRAWLPLSDTATVAISLALTSKSTSHDTSALIGRLKLALAKDPPLLIFALLSAPTGLLVSLTDLAHWFLSADFASRFADGEWALSAPTITDNDQQRWSRLMSRSRSKDPQTWVEDANEWLRVKALGPDQDYQDQIPRLIWDVDEPANHPALPSGSQLLHALALDSQERRAVDHRFDQTIQEHKFSMAKQLAYGLSHEINNPLANISARAQALASDEADDRRRHSLEQIVRQVFRAHEMISGLMFYANPTEPVLQPFDLVHVVREASAEYEAMAEGQGIRLLSKVPEEEVTAIGDRSMILEAIRVLLRNAFEAVGRSGTIVVSLRSDGTDQYQYASPTNWVIDIADSGPGLSAEASKHAFDPYFSGREAGRGLGLGLCRAYRIAELHGATISLTGGLAGCVATITLPNNPE, translated from the coding sequence GTGAGCGCCCAGACACCCACGGAAGAGCCGATGGTTCCGCAATCGACTCGGTCGCTCGGATGGTGGGGTGTATTGCCGCCGATCGTTAATCAAGTTGCCGAGCATTCAGACAACAGTCCGAATGCTCAGTCGCATGGCAATGATCAATTGCAGGCGACGCGAGCTTGGTTGCCTCTATCAGATACCGCGACCGTCGCAATCTCACTTGCGCTAACCAGCAAGTCGACCTCGCACGACACAAGTGCGTTGATTGGCCGACTGAAACTTGCGCTCGCCAAAGATCCACCGCTGCTGATTTTTGCATTGCTCTCAGCACCAACAGGGTTGTTGGTTTCGCTAACCGATCTTGCACATTGGTTTTTGAGTGCTGATTTTGCAAGCCGGTTTGCGGACGGTGAGTGGGCTCTTTCGGCACCAACGATCACCGACAACGATCAACAACGTTGGTCACGGCTGATGTCTCGATCGCGATCCAAAGATCCACAAACATGGGTCGAAGATGCGAATGAGTGGCTGCGCGTCAAAGCTTTAGGCCCAGATCAAGACTATCAGGATCAGATCCCACGATTGATTTGGGACGTTGATGAGCCAGCTAATCATCCGGCATTGCCGAGTGGCAGCCAATTGTTGCACGCATTGGCATTGGATTCACAAGAACGCCGCGCCGTTGATCATCGATTCGATCAAACAATTCAAGAACATAAGTTCTCGATGGCAAAGCAATTGGCGTATGGGCTGAGCCATGAAATTAACAATCCGTTGGCAAACATCTCCGCTCGTGCCCAAGCGTTGGCGAGCGATGAAGCGGATGATCGGCGACGTCATTCGCTAGAGCAAATCGTCCGGCAGGTGTTTCGGGCACACGAGATGATTTCCGGGTTGATGTTCTATGCCAATCCGACCGAACCGGTGTTGCAACCTTTTGATTTAGTTCACGTGGTTCGTGAAGCGAGCGCGGAATACGAAGCGATGGCAGAAGGGCAGGGGATTCGCTTGCTGAGCAAAGTCCCGGAGGAAGAGGTCACCGCGATTGGTGATCGATCGATGATCCTAGAAGCCATCCGAGTGCTGCTTCGCAATGCGTTTGAGGCTGTCGGACGAAGCGGAACGATTGTGGTTTCGTTGCGATCAGACGGGACTGATCAATACCAGTACGCGTCGCCAACAAATTGGGTGATCGATATCGCTGACAGTGGGCCCGGACTTTCAGCCGAGGCTTCCAAGCATGCTTTTGATCCCTATTTCAGTGGTCGAGAAGCTGGACGCGGACTGGGATTGGGACTTTGCCGGGCGTATCGAATTGCAGAACTCCACGGAGCTACAATTTCGTTAACAGGCGGTTTGGCAGGTTGTGTTGCAACGATCACGCTGCCAAACAATCCAGAGTAA
- the gatA gene encoding Asp-tRNA(Asn)/Glu-tRNA(Gln) amidotransferase subunit GatA, translating into MLDSAFELLRQQADGEVSAVEIAGQAIDAIEASQKLHNAYTHIDRELTLAAAKKIDQKRAAGEPLGALAGVPVAVKDVLCTADMPTTCSSEMLRGFRPPYDATVVERLRAADAVIVGKTNMDEFAMGGSTETGAFGVTTNPWDIKRTPGGSSGGATAAVAAQTVPLSLGTDTGGSIRQPSAFCGVTGLKPTYGRVSRYGLVAFASSLDQIGPIAWSAKECALLMNTIAGFEKRDSTSLYTEVPDYVAATESDDMRGMRVGVLRESMEADGVDPAVKAAVAHAIGVFAELGAEIVDVDLPHREYWVPTYYVIAPSEASSNLSRYDGAHYGHRSSASDNLEAMYCKSRAEGFGEEVKRRIMIGTYALSEGYADQYYNQALKVRRLIRGDYDAAFSQADLLLGPVTPTPAFELGAKLDDPIQMYLCDLFTVGANLAGVPAMSLPAGFNDDGLPLGIQIQAPALEEARLLFAGSAFQSATDYHTKRPRG; encoded by the coding sequence ATGCTCGATTCAGCATTTGAATTGCTTCGCCAACAGGCCGACGGCGAGGTTTCAGCGGTAGAGATCGCTGGGCAGGCGATTGACGCGATCGAAGCTTCACAGAAGCTGCACAACGCTTATACCCACATCGACCGCGAATTGACGTTGGCGGCTGCCAAGAAAATTGACCAGAAACGTGCCGCCGGTGAGCCACTAGGGGCGCTCGCCGGAGTCCCGGTCGCGGTCAAGGACGTCCTTTGCACCGCGGACATGCCAACCACATGTTCGTCGGAAATGTTGCGTGGATTCCGCCCCCCTTATGACGCGACGGTTGTCGAACGACTGCGTGCCGCAGACGCCGTGATTGTTGGCAAAACCAACATGGACGAGTTCGCGATGGGAGGCAGCACCGAAACGGGTGCGTTTGGCGTGACCACCAACCCATGGGATATCAAGCGGACTCCCGGCGGCAGTAGCGGAGGTGCCACGGCGGCAGTCGCAGCACAGACCGTTCCGCTCAGTTTGGGAACGGATACCGGCGGTTCGATTCGCCAACCGAGCGCGTTTTGTGGCGTCACGGGACTGAAACCGACCTATGGACGTGTCAGTCGGTATGGTTTGGTCGCTTTCGCGAGCAGCTTGGATCAGATCGGCCCGATCGCTTGGAGTGCCAAAGAATGCGCTCTGTTGATGAACACCATTGCCGGATTCGAAAAACGCGACTCGACGTCTTTGTACACAGAGGTTCCAGATTACGTCGCGGCAACCGAGTCCGATGATATGCGGGGAATGCGAGTCGGCGTGCTTCGTGAATCGATGGAAGCCGATGGCGTCGATCCGGCTGTCAAAGCTGCCGTCGCACATGCGATCGGAGTCTTTGCGGAACTGGGTGCCGAGATCGTTGATGTGGATTTGCCCCACCGCGAATACTGGGTGCCGACATACTATGTGATCGCACCAAGTGAAGCGAGTAGCAACCTGTCACGCTATGACGGGGCTCACTACGGACATCGCAGTTCGGCGAGCGACAACTTGGAAGCGATGTATTGTAAAAGTCGCGCCGAAGGTTTTGGCGAAGAAGTCAAACGCCGAATCATGATCGGTACATACGCGTTAAGCGAAGGTTACGCCGATCAATACTACAACCAAGCATTAAAGGTGCGTCGCTTGATTCGTGGCGACTACGACGCGGCGTTCTCGCAAGCGGATTTGTTGTTGGGGCCGGTGACTCCTACGCCCGCGTTCGAATTGGGAGCAAAGTTGGACGATCCGATTCAGATGTACCTCTGCGACTTATTTACCGTCGGTGCCAACTTGGCCGGTGTTCCGGCGATGTCGTTGCCCGCGGGATTCAACGACGACGGCTTGCCATTGGGAATACAGATCCAGGCACCGGCACTTGAAGAAGCTCGATTGTTGTTTGCCGGTTCGGCATTTCAGTCGGCAACGGACTATCACACCAAACGACCACGCGGATAA
- the gatB gene encoding Asp-tRNA(Asn)/Glu-tRNA(Gln) amidotransferase subunit GatB: MAELPTTTIIGLEVHVQLRTKTKLFCGCSTKFGGAPNTQVCPVCLGLPGALPVMNEHAIELAIRAGLALDCDIPPMTKWDRKQYFYPDLPKGYQISQFDLPICVDGVLEIDDPADPEQKRKIHITRAHLEEDAGKSMHDEAAGSADSRIDLNRCGTPLLEIVSEPDLRTAEECLAYLTKLKETMVHLGVSDCEMQEGSLRVDANVNLEIDRHGEVIRTPIVEIKNMNSFRNVASALQYEVKRQYGEWEEHGWTIQTKGKRTFGWNDVKEITYPQREKEESADYRYFPCPDLLPVRIPRERVEEIRQSLGETPGEARTRLQKQYGIKEYDADVIVSQGRAMVEYFDTVATTCDDGKRASSWIQQDVLRTLKEQNTDIESFAVEAKDLGELLRKVIQGELTNDRARDVFKHLAENGGSVDSAIASLGIEAVDDSEMESLVQSLLDANPKVVEDVKSGNQKAIGSLIGQAKKQNRNANPQTVREIALRLINQS, from the coding sequence ATGGCTGAGCTACCGACAACCACGATCATCGGGCTGGAAGTCCACGTTCAACTGCGAACGAAAACCAAATTGTTTTGCGGCTGTAGTACCAAGTTTGGTGGTGCCCCCAATACGCAAGTCTGCCCGGTCTGTCTAGGACTGCCCGGTGCATTGCCGGTGATGAATGAGCATGCTATTGAGCTTGCGATTCGAGCCGGACTCGCGCTCGATTGTGACATCCCGCCGATGACAAAATGGGACCGAAAGCAATACTTCTATCCCGACCTTCCCAAGGGATATCAGATTAGCCAATTCGATTTGCCTATCTGTGTCGATGGTGTGTTGGAGATCGATGACCCCGCAGACCCCGAGCAGAAACGTAAAATCCACATCACGCGTGCCCACTTAGAAGAAGATGCCGGCAAGAGTATGCATGATGAAGCGGCGGGCAGTGCTGACAGTCGAATTGACTTGAACCGTTGCGGCACTCCGCTTCTGGAAATTGTCAGCGAGCCGGATTTGAGAACCGCCGAAGAATGCTTGGCCTATCTGACCAAGTTGAAAGAAACGATGGTCCATCTTGGCGTTTCCGATTGTGAAATGCAGGAAGGATCTTTGCGTGTCGATGCCAACGTCAATTTGGAAATTGATCGACACGGCGAAGTCATCCGGACGCCGATCGTCGAAATCAAAAACATGAATAGTTTTCGCAATGTCGCATCGGCGCTGCAGTACGAAGTCAAGCGACAGTATGGCGAATGGGAAGAGCATGGCTGGACAATCCAGACGAAGGGCAAACGTACTTTCGGTTGGAACGATGTCAAAGAAATCACCTATCCACAGCGTGAAAAGGAAGAATCGGCTGACTATCGATATTTCCCTTGTCCTGACCTTTTGCCCGTCCGGATCCCGCGAGAGCGTGTTGAAGAGATCCGTCAATCACTTGGCGAAACACCCGGCGAAGCCCGGACCCGTTTGCAAAAACAATACGGTATCAAAGAGTACGATGCTGACGTGATCGTTTCGCAAGGTCGGGCGATGGTGGAGTATTTTGATACCGTTGCAACAACCTGTGACGATGGGAAACGCGCAAGCAGTTGGATCCAACAAGATGTCTTGCGAACTTTGAAAGAGCAGAACACGGACATCGAATCCTTTGCCGTGGAGGCAAAGGATCTCGGTGAGCTGCTGCGAAAAGTGATTCAAGGCGAATTGACCAACGACCGTGCTCGCGACGTGTTCAAACACCTCGCCGAAAATGGTGGCAGCGTTGATAGCGCCATCGCGTCACTTGGGATCGAGGCTGTTGATGATTCCGAGATGGAGTCATTGGTGCAGAGTCTGCTAGATGCGAATCCAAAAGTTGTCGAAGACGTCAAGTCAGGCAATCAAAAGGCGATCGGTTCATTGATCGGTCAAGCGAAAAAGCAAAACCGCAATGCCAATCCACAGACGGTACGCGAAATCGCGCTACGTTTGATCAACCAGAGCTAG
- a CDS encoding Rpn family recombination-promoting nuclease/putative transposase, with the protein MVIGIDPRVDFACKMLLGSPEHPAITIHFLNAVLAGQPTITHVKICNPISGKRYQDDKLSILDILATDDHGRLFDIEIQTTLPAGLPERLTYYAASQLIEQLGEGDSYRDLRPSIGICILDAILFKDTASLHMDFQLRSKEGECLTNCLQIHLLELPKYVLDADNRVPPAPIKQWMHFFRFAASSTPEELYRQLPDPAFVEAIGVLEMIAKDPEERRYYESRLKMQRDEQARLDGAREQGEAIGRVRVLQSLVGNEELPVEQLCSKSSEELSAMEAMLKQQLRDRG; encoded by the coding sequence ATGGTCATCGGAATCGACCCACGCGTTGACTTTGCCTGCAAAATGCTGCTTGGCAGTCCAGAGCATCCTGCAATCACGATCCACTTTCTCAACGCAGTTCTTGCTGGCCAACCAACGATCACTCATGTAAAGATTTGCAATCCGATCTCGGGTAAACGTTACCAAGATGACAAACTGTCAATTTTAGACATTCTGGCGACCGACGATCATGGACGACTGTTCGATATCGAGATCCAAACAACGCTGCCAGCAGGTCTCCCCGAGCGGCTGACTTACTACGCCGCCAGCCAACTTATTGAGCAACTCGGTGAAGGCGATAGCTATCGCGATCTACGTCCTTCGATTGGGATTTGCATTCTCGATGCGATTCTCTTTAAGGACACAGCAAGCTTGCACATGGATTTTCAGCTGCGATCTAAGGAAGGTGAGTGTCTCACCAATTGCCTTCAAATACATCTTTTAGAGTTGCCAAAATATGTTTTGGATGCGGATAATAGAGTGCCACCGGCCCCGATCAAACAGTGGATGCACTTCTTCCGATTTGCCGCAAGTTCCACTCCCGAAGAGTTGTACCGCCAGCTTCCCGACCCGGCTTTTGTCGAAGCAATAGGAGTTCTGGAAATGATCGCCAAAGACCCTGAAGAACGACGTTACTATGAATCGCGTTTGAAGATGCAACGCGACGAACAAGCTCGGCTCGATGGTGCTAGAGAACAGGGCGAAGCAATTGGGCGTGTTCGCGTTTTGCAGTCGCTCGTTGGAAACGAAGAATTGCCTGTGGAGCAATTGTGTAGCAAAAGCTCTGAAGAGCTATCTGCGATGGAAGCAATGTTGAAACAACAACTTCGCGATCGTGGCTGA